Proteins co-encoded in one Nicotiana sylvestris chromosome 7, ASM39365v2, whole genome shotgun sequence genomic window:
- the LOC104219936 gene encoding NAC domain-containing protein 2-like — translation MHNIKNEEKELCIENSANTEGFRFHPTDAELVKYLLQYVLKGRLPELVPIVEEDLYSKEPWVVFKDRKERTLYFFTELKKKKIENSRFIRSVGKGSWKSQDKGKPVCSEKGSVMGYKRSLRYQNLGSPQDGQWLMKEYSLADEVKKILHQRSRGYDKDNYVVCRVKRKVAKDDPIARKESIEAAELEAIINPTDGSTKFPNLSIDDVAKLKIMRMQ, via the exons ATGCACAACATTAAAAACGAAGAAAAAGAGTTGTGCATTGAAAATTCTGCAAATACAGAGGGATTTCGATTTCACCCTACAGATGCAGAATTGGTGAAATATCTTTTACAGTATGTATTAAAGGGACGTTTACCTGAATTAGTTCCAATTGTAGAAGAAGATCTTTATTCTAAAGAACCATGGGTTGTATTTAAAGATAGAAAAGAAAGGACTTTATATTTTTTCACGgagttgaagaaaaaaaagatagaaaattCAAGGTTTATTAGAAGTGTAGGTAAAGGTTCTTGGAAATCTCAAGACAAAGGGAAACCTGTGTGTAGTGAAAAAGGTTCAGTTATGGGATATAAAAGAAGTCTAAGGTACCAGAATTTAGGTTCACCTCAAGATGGACAATGGCTTATGAAAGAATATTCTCTTGCTGATGAGGTCAAGAAGATCTTACATCAACGTTCTAGA GGATATGACAAAGATAATTATGTAGTTTGCCGAGTCAAAAGAAAGGTAGCAAAAGACGATCCAATTGCCAGAAAAGAGAGCATTGAAGCTGCAGAGCTCGAGGCAATTATTAATCCTACCGACGGCTCCACCAAATTTCCTAATTTATCAATTGATGATGTtgcaaaattaaaaataatgcGAATGCAGTAG